CGTTAATCATGATACAAATACGTTGGTAAGGGCATGGCAATGCCATGCCCCTGCGAGAAATCTATCTATATCAAGGTTTTCGTTAATTGATCTAAAAATAGAATCCAAAATCATAAGACTCAGGTTTAAAGTAGGTAATTAAGAGCCAAATTATACCAATTAAAAACAAGAACGCGACAGATATGTAGGGGCACAACAATGTTCATTGGTGTCAACTTAACGTGAAACCCTCTGTGTGACAACATTTTGCCCTCACCCCCAGCCCCTCTCCCGCAGGAGAGGGGAGATAGAGATTAAATTCCCCTTCTCCTGTGGGAGAAGGGGTTAGGGGATGAGGGCGAGGGATTTGTACAACACGCGCCGTATATAGCTTTTAGCTTAAGTTGACACAGGTGAACAATGTTGTGCCCTTACGTATATTTATGTGTTACAAACATTATTTGAATTGGGATTATTGGGAAAATTAACTACAGGTAAACATAATATATATAGCCGGATTTTATTCACAGCAAATAATTTCAAAACCTATTTAAAAAATATCTAAGTAGATGCATTTAATTTAAACTCAAATACCTTCTGCCCTCTGCCTTCTGCTATACATTTAGCCACCAGACATTGCTTTGAGTTTTGATGCGAATGATTCAGTGCGATCGCTTTTTTCGGGGGTAAATTGTCCAATCGCCCGATGATTGACACCAACTGGTAGGAGTCGCTGCGGTCTATTACTAGCTGGATACACTGGGGAATTAGCCTGTAGCTGGCTTTCTGGTTGGAAGCTGGGTTGTAACTCAGACTCCGCTTGAGTTGGCTCGGTATTGGCTGCGTTATGTGTAGCAGAGGTTGCAATCTCTTGTGTATCTTCACTTGCAAGTTGCGTTTCTGCTTCCCGTACCACTTTTAATGGCGGAAGTGCTCTTTGGCTATAGTCACGAGTCGCCTTAGGTGGTGATGGTTCAGGGTTCGCGGATGAGGATGCTAAATGATAATTAGTCTTCTCAACAGGCGTGGCGATTTTTTTAGCAGGATATAAAACTGGTGTTGGAATTGACGTTAAACTTTCAGGGAATTTGCTACAAATTAGGCGTTCAAATTCCATGTTGAAATGATAGGTAGCCTGACCCCGCCGATGCCAAAAATTTAAAATTTGCTGTACGGATACTGCTTTATAGCGACCTTGATACAGTGCTTCGATCACTGCAATGTGTAGCCATTCAATTGGATATTGGTTTTTCCAACGTCTAATTAACTCACTGGCACTATAACCACTGAGGTCAAAGCTATAGTGAGTTAATAAGGCCGTTGCCAATTCAGTAGAAGGGTCTTTAACTGGTTTTAACATCGAGCTATGAGCTTCAGACATAGGTAATATTTTCTACCCATTGCGTATAGGCGAAATAACTTTTAACTACAGGGTTTGTGCCCAAGTATTTTTAAATTAATAGGAAATGTTTCTTATTCTACTTGGTCAATTGGGTTATCTGCGAGACGATATATGGTGATTTAATTGCATTTGCGCGCTGGATTGCAACCAATGCCTGATATACCATAGCTGCTACCTCGGCGCGTGTCGCTTCACGAACTGGCACAAGCTGCTTAGGATCGGGATAATTCACTGCTATCTGCTGTTGAGTTGCAGTGGCTACAGCTTTACGGGCATATTCGGGAATCGCATTGCGATCGCTGTAAACAAGTAAGTTATCGTTATCGGCTGCTGGTAAGGCCAGCCCGTTGACTAGAGATACTATTACTTGTAATCTTTGCACGTTTTGGTCGGGGCGGAAGGTGCGATCGCTAAATCCGCTGACAAAACCACCCATAGCCGCCGTTTGGATTGCCTTAGCCGCCCAAAAATCCTTGGCTACGTCAGTAAAATCGATGGCTGGGCGTTGGGGAGTGGGGTTAAAAGCACCTGCCACTAAAGCCGCATACTGGGCGCGAGTCATCGGTTTATCTGGCTGATAGCTACCGTCAGCAAAGCCTGTAGTTAAGCCCATACTCACCAAGGCGCGAATAAATGTTTCTGCCCAATGTCCTTTGAGGTCGCTGAAGGAAGCAATATCGGGATCGGGATTGACAATATAGGGTGAAGGAATCGCTTTTTCTTGACCAATAGCTACTAGTGCTTGGTAAATGATTGCTGCTACCTCAGCGCGGCTGATATCGCGCAGTGGTTCAAGTTGTTCGGTTTTGGGATAATTGACTACTAAGAGTTTTTGCGTGGCAATCGCTACAGCATTAGTAGCATAGCTGGGAATTTGAGCGCGATCGCGATAAACAGTTAACACATTTGAGTTTCCTCCACTCCATTTCAAACCATTCACAATAGATACGATTGCTTGAATTCTTGTTAAGTTTTGTCCCGGTCGAAAAGTCCCATCAGGGAATCCACTAATAAACCCCATATTGGCAGCCCGCAAGATAGCTGATGCCGCCCAATAATCGGGATTAACATCAGTGAAATTACTGACTTTACTACCATTTGGTGGTGGAAAAGTCTTGGCAATTATAGCAGCGTACTGGGCACGAGTGATCGGAGAGTTTGGACTGAATGAACCGTCAGGAAAGCCACTGAGATAGTTTTTACTGACTAAAGCCTCGACAAAAGCCACTGCCCAATGTCCGCCTAGGTCATAAAAGCTAGTGCCAACTGATACTTGCCCAGCCGATTCTACCGTAGCCGAAAGAAAATCTACTGCTCCTTTTACCAGGATCGGATTCAACTGATTGCCAACAGAAACTAGCTGCTGCGATGTGACATTTTGTAAATCGTATTCTTTGTTATCGCGGAACACATTCCCAGCCGCGTCTTGGGTGCTACCTAAATCGGGGATCGCGTTTCCATTCACCAACAGACCGCCTTGGATATTGCTGGTAATGATATTTTGCCGCAGTACAGGTCTGGCATCTCGCGAAAGAGCGATCGCAGTTTGGTTTTCTGATAACTTATTATTTGCCACCAAAGGCGCAGCGGAATCACTAATGGCGATCCCCAAAGTATTTTTCTGAAAAACATTCCGCAACACTTCGCCTTTGCTATTACGTGCCATCGTCAAACCACTGGCCGCATTTTGCAAAAATACATTATCTAAAATTGCAGGTTTGGCTGCGCCGGTCGTAAATACACCTTCCCGCGCACAGTTAATAAATGTATTGCTAGATACAGTTGGTGCGGTCGATTCTATCCAGACACCAGTACCTTTAGAAGTTGTATTTGTAACAGTTACGCCCCGGAGACTGGCATCTTCCTGTAACATCAGCGTAATGTTTTGCGTCCCAAAACTAGGACTTTGATAAGTGCCATTGCCGATAATGACAATTCCAGCACCTTTACTGGCTTCATTACCTACCACAATTACCCCCGCAGGGATAATCAGGGGAAACACCTCACCAGTAGCAGCACTGTATGTTCCAGGCCCCAACTGAATAATTGTCGATTTTGTCGATGCTTTTAAAGCACGGGTGAGACTTTTAAAGGGACTCAACCGTGAACCAGCGTTAGCATCATTCCCTTGAACAGAGTTGATATAGAGTGTGGTCACGAGGGTAGAGTTCACCATTAGATGTTGCAATTCAATTGTTTAAATTATGACAGCGATAAATAATAACCTAGTTATAATCACTCTTATAGAATAAGTACACCTAAGTGCAAAATATATCTGAGTAATTTCATCTTTAGATAGCTATAGCTTACCTACCTCGTTGAGAAAATCAAGGCATGGTAAGTACCCCCTGCTAGAACGATCCCAGCATGGGCGATCGGATACAAGCTCGTAGTTGCGCTTTAGCGCTATAGACGCAGCGCGGTGAAGCAGTGCGTTGGGCGGGTTTCCCGACTTGAAGCAACTGCTGAACCCGAAGGGCTTCTCGCAGAGTAGCGCAACTACGAACCAGCTAACTTTCGTACAAAGTACCGTCTTTACGCGTAAACATCCAACCGTTAGCAGATGCTTGAGCCATCAAATCATCGTCTGGATAGTGAGCTTGATCGTCAGCAGTTCTATCCCCAATTTCCAAATAAATTACCGTTTCTGGGGAATGATTTACCAAGTGATGTCCATTGGCCTCACCAGCAGGAAAACCTGCCATCATTCCTGGCTGGAGGATTTGCTCACCTTCGTTAGTAACTAGAGTCACTTCACCTTCGATGATATAAATGAACTCATCTTGTCGGGTGTGCCAATGTCGCAGAGACGAACGACTTCCGGGAGCCATAGTTACTAAATTGACGCCAAAATTTTTCAGTCCAGCTGCATTTCCTACAGCTTTCTTGACTCTTCCCATCACCAAGGGCTTAAATTCTTGAGGGTAAAGTGTAGTTGTCCGATCGGGTACATTTTCTGGATTAATAATCATTTGTTTTTGGGGATCGTAGATTGTAACGATACATCAACTGCATTCCGCTTAATTCATTAGTAAAGCCCCAGCGTTGATAAAAGGGAATCATTTCTGGCAAGCAGTAAAGAGCAATTTGTTCAACTTCACTTAACTGGGGATGATGAATCGCTGCATCAATTAACTTAGCACCAAGCCCCATTTTTCTATGGGTGGGTTTAATGATGACATCGTAAACAGTTGCCCGATAAACAAAATCTGTCAGAATGCGGGTAAAACCAATTAATTGTTTGTTGTCATCAACCAAGGCAATAATAATATCTGATGCCGCAAGCATTTTGACTACGTCTTGATATGTACGTTTTTTACTCCAAAATTCGTTTTTGTACAAGTCAACTAATTCCACAATTTGATTGTCTGTCAGCTGGTCAACAGTCTGATAAGTCATGAGCCGTTAAGTAATTTAAAAAGTATATGTAGAGTGGGCAGTGCCCACCCTACTTTTTTTAAAATAGTGGCAAGAAAGCGCGATCGCATTTTTCATCAGTTCAGAAATCATTAGCCAAGATCGTTCACATCAGTCTTGTTATCATTACAATCAGCCGCTACTAAAAGGAGTTTAAGCCATGTTTGCCCTCGTCTCCTTAGAAAAAATTCAATTACCTTCTGGGTCTGTAGTGCGCTTACCTGCTACATGGCAAGAGTATCAAATCCTTTGCCAGCAACGAGGAGATGGGTCAATTCCCCGCATCAAATACCGCGATGGAGAAGTATTGCTGATGTCACCTTTGCCTGTTCATGGTCGAGATGCTAACCTGCTTGCTGATATTGTTAAAGCTTTGCTAGATGACGATAGACGGGAATACGATGCGTTTACACCCGTGACAATGGAACTACCCGAAGAAAGCGGTATTGAACCTGATTATTGTTTTTACATCGACGATTGGCAAGCGATTTCTGGTAAAAAGCGGATTGATTGGCAACAAGATCCACCACCGGATCTCGTCATCGAAATTGACGTGACTAGTTATTCTGATGTCCAAGATTATCTTCCCTACCGCGTTCCTGAAGTTTGGTTATTCAAAAAGCAGCGGTTATTGATTTATCAACTGCAAGGAGATGATTACCAGCTGCAAACCCAGAGCCACTATTTTCCAGAGTTTGACTTGCAAAATTTGATTGCTAGCTGTGTCAAAATTGCCTATGAACGTAATACCAGCGCAGCTATCCGTCATCTTAAACAGCAAATTTTCCAGGTTAATAAGTCGATTTAGCTAAAGTATAAAAATCAAATTTCTTCAGCATTTCTAAAAAAGTAAATACAGCCGGAATGTGGAGTCCATTAGATAAAAGAGCAACTGCCATAACTCTTTCTAACGGTATTGGTAAGCTATATACCTGGACATTTTGGGGAATTGGCACAGCTGCTAGGCGAGGAATAATTGCAGCTCTCAAGCCCTGATTTACTAAGCTAACAATAGTAGAGTCTTCTTGAATATCACTAATAGTATTCATGAAACTTGCTACATTTTTCAGGTGATTGTGCAGCGAGCGTCCGCAGGGTAGACAAGATAACAAAACTGGGGAATATACAGCAATATCTTCCCAAGTAATTGTGGGACTGCTAACTTTAGCCTTTGGTGGTAGCAAAGCTACATACTCATCTCTGACAATTTCCCAGACTTCAAACTCATCACTGGTGGGTAGATAAGTGATGCCAATATCAGCACGTCCTTCGCGCAAACACTGTTCTACCTCAATGTAGGAAAGAGACTCTATGATTGTGACAGCTACTTCTGGGAATTGATCGTGAAACTGCGCGATCGCTTTTGGTAATAAATGAGTAGCAACACTGCGAAAAGCCGCAATCCGCACGTGACCGCCATGTAAACCTTTATGCAGATTCGCTTCTTTGTGCATCATCTCTAGATGTTGTAATGATTGACGCGCATGATATAAGATACGCTCTCCCGCAGGTGTAAGCACGGCACCATGACGACCTCTAGCAAATAACGGCACACCCAATTCTTCTTCTAAGGTGGCGATCGCATGACTAATTGCTGGTTGCGAAAGTTGCAATTCTAAAGCTGCTTCACTGAAATTACCACAATCTGCTACTGCAACTACAGCTCGAAGTT
The genomic region above belongs to Calothrix sp. NIES-2098 and contains:
- a CDS encoding cupin domain-containing protein, translated to MIINPENVPDRTTTLYPQEFKPLVMGRVKKAVGNAAGLKNFGVNLVTMAPGSRSSLRHWHTRQDEFIYIIEGEVTLVTNEGEQILQPGMMAGFPAGEANGHHLVNHSPETVIYLEIGDRTADDQAHYPDDDLMAQASANGWMFTRKDGTLYES
- a CDS encoding transcriptional regulator → MACIVSINGIYRYKKHEYNLFETIKSEIFLSLSQQLTMKLSQLRAVVAVADCGNFSEAALELQLSQPAISHAIATLEEELGVPLFARGRHGAVLTPAGERILYHARQSLQHLEMMHKEANLHKGLHGGHVRIAAFRSVATHLLPKAIAQFHDQFPEVAVTIIESLSYIEVEQCLREGRADIGITYLPTSDEFEVWEIVRDEYVALLPPKAKVSSPTITWEDIAVYSPVLLSCLPCGRSLHNHLKNVASFMNTISDIQEDSTIVSLVNQGLRAAIIPRLAAVPIPQNVQVYSLPIPLERVMAVALLSNGLHIPAVFTFLEMLKKFDFYTLAKSTY
- a CDS encoding GCN5-related N-acetyltransferase; the protein is MTYQTVDQLTDNQIVELVDLYKNEFWSKKRTYQDVVKMLAASDIIIALVDDNKQLIGFTRILTDFVYRATVYDVIIKPTHRKMGLGAKLIDAAIHHPQLSEVEQIALYCLPEMIPFYQRWGFTNELSGMQLMYRYNLRSPKTNDY